GGCGGCGACCTCGAACCGTCCGGCGGCCAGGTCATGCTCGAGCCGAACGTGCGCCTGGGTAAACTGCGCCAGGACCAGTTCGCCTACGAAGAATTCACCGTGATCGACACCGTGATCATGGGTCACGAAGAGCTGTGGAAGGTCAAGGCCGAGCGCGATCGCATCTATTCGCTGCCGGAAATGACCGAAGAAGACGGCATGGCCGTGGCCGAGCTGGAAACCGAATTTGCCGAGATGGACGGCTACACCGCCGAATCCCGTGCCGGTGAACTGCTGTTGGGCCTGGGGATTGGCATCGAACAGCATTTCGGCCCGATGAGCGAAGTGTCGCCAGGCTGGAAGCTGCGGGTGCTGCTGGCCCAGGCGCTGTTCTCCGACCCGGAAGTGCTGTTGCTGGACGAGCCGACCAACCACCTGGATATCAACACCATCCGCTGGCTGGAAAACGTGCTGACCCAGCGTTCGAGCTTGATGATCATCATCTCCCACGACCGTCACTTCCTGAACAGTGTCTGCACCCACATGGCGGACCTGGACTACGGCGAGCTGCGCCTGTTCCCGGGCAACTACGACGAGTACATGACCGTGGCGACCCAGTCCCGCGAGCAATTGCTGTCGGACAACGCCAAGAAGAAAGCGCAGATTTCCGAACTGCAGTCGTTCGTCAGCCGTTTCTCGGCCAACGCCTCGAAAGCCAAGCAGGCCACCTCCCGCGCCAAGCAGATCGACAAGATCCAACTGGCCGAGGTCAAGCCATCGAGCCGGGTCAGCCCGTTCATCCGCTTCGAGCAGACCAAGAAACTGCACCGCCAGGCGGTCATTGTCGAGCGCATGGCCAAGGGTTTTGACGGCAAGCCGCTGTTCAAGGACTTCAGCTTCACCGTCGAAGCCGGTGAACGCGTGGCGATCATTGGCCCGAACGGTATCGGCAAGACCACCTTGCTGCGCACCCTGGTCAATGAACTGGAACCCGATGCCGGTACCGTGAAATGGACCGACGCCGCGGAACTGGGCTACTACGCCCAGGACCATGCCCACGACTTCGAAGACGACGTCAACCTGTTCGACTGGATGGGCCAGTGGACCCAGGGCGGCGAACAACTGGTTCGTGGCACCTTGGGCCGCATGCTGT
The sequence above is drawn from the Pseudomonas sp. St316 genome and encodes:
- a CDS encoding ABC-F family ATPase, which codes for MISTANITMQFGAKPLFENVSVKFGAGNRYGLIGANGCGKSTFMKILGGDLEPSGGQVMLEPNVRLGKLRQDQFAYEEFTVIDTVIMGHEELWKVKAERDRIYSLPEMTEEDGMAVAELETEFAEMDGYTAESRAGELLLGLGIGIEQHFGPMSEVSPGWKLRVLLAQALFSDPEVLLLDEPTNHLDINTIRWLENVLTQRSSLMIIISHDRHFLNSVCTHMADLDYGELRLFPGNYDEYMTVATQSREQLLSDNAKKKAQISELQSFVSRFSANASKAKQATSRAKQIDKIQLAEVKPSSRVSPFIRFEQTKKLHRQAVIVERMAKGFDGKPLFKDFSFTVEAGERVAIIGPNGIGKTTLLRTLVNELEPDAGTVKWTDAAELGYYAQDHAHDFEDDVNLFDWMGQWTQGGEQLVRGTLGRMLFSNDEILKSVKVISGGEQGRMLFGKLILQKPNVLIMDEPTNHLDMESIEALNLALENYPGTLIFVSHDREFVSSLATRIIELSADGVIDFSGTYDDYLRSQGVVF